In Deltaproteobacteria bacterium, the sequence ATAATCTGGTCGGGGCGGCTTTTCAGGATATTGGGATAGGGGATGTGCGCCCCCGTTGCGGAAATCAGTGCAAATAGGGCGTTGGGGCTCCCACCGGACGAAGGCGGAATGCCAAATGCATAGGTAAAAGAAAAAGGTTTTTGCATGTTGGAAGAAAGAAACTCCCAGTAGGAATAACCGGTGAGCCAAGCAGAACCAAACTCTTTCCATTGAAAATAAAAAAGCCAGACCAAGGGAAAAGCCGCTCCAAGCAACAAGAACGCCATTTTTTTCGCGCGAAGAGAAGAGGAATCATCCTGCCTTGTGAGTAGATAAACAAGTGTGGCCGGTATTGCCGCAACGGCCAGATATCGGATGACACCGGCAAAACCCAAAAGCACTCCGGCACAGAAAATAGTTTTGAACCCGGCGCTTTTTTTCGTGAATGAAAATGTCGCGAGCAAAATACAGAACAGAGGACCCATGGAAGGCATGATGAGACGGCTGTAGACTATGTGAAGCGGTGAAAAACCGAGGAGCAAGAGTGCTACCAAGGCCGTTTCTTCTCCGGCAAGACGAAAAGAGAGACGATACAACAGAAAGAGGGACAAGAGTCCCAAAATCATCGGGACAAAAACAGCGGCGCCGAGATTGTTTGGAAAAAAAAGATAAATAGGTGCGATCAACAAAGAAAATCCCGGCGCTTTGCCTACGGGATGGTTTTCCTCATTGATCGGGAGCGAAAAACTTTTTTCTTTGATGAGACGATCGGCGCCAGCGGTGTAATGAACGCCATCATACATCTCCATTGTTTCAAATCCGCGCGCAGGCGACGCAATACGCAATAAAAAAACATTGACACAAATGGCAACCAGCAATGCCCATTTTAGAAAAGTAGTGGAAAATGCGGGTCCTGCATTTTCCACC encodes:
- a CDS encoding glycosyltransferase family 39 protein, translated to MTTLENFVQKFLSLDHQLLPETILQIRLLEWWILLTIGIYLIFNVMRVVENAGPAFSTTFLKWALLVAICVNVFLLRIASPARGFETMEMYDGVHYTAGADRLIKEKSFSLPINEENHPVGKAPGFSLLIAPIYLFFPNNLGAAVFVPMILGLLSLFLLYRLSFRLAGEETALVALLLLGFSPLHIVYSRLIMPSMGPLFCILLATFSFTKKSAGFKTIFCAGVLLGFAGVIRYLAVAAIPATLVYLLTRQDDSSSLRAKKMAFLLLGAAFPLVWLFYFQWKEFGSAWLTGYSYWEFLSSNMQKPFSFTYAFGIPPSSGGSPNALFALISATGAHIPYPNILKSRPDQIIYAYLIGFFALRGLSDFYRQDRPFFYFIVLFFIGLYLPHALLFSQAGHFMLPIVPFILLATAKGIVAIFKKIPMRGLLIANLAFIPFAYTFSHQPFETNRRDFLQMIEKNVPQKNFFITDFDAILLTHLIGSPKQITTIALSDDILYADRLLYFHGKTLPPALWGATNHPDKIKTLLAKGERIYLSRFSKENFKKEYEKLSDAFDLKPVANFKNYRLYELKLSGSEKLMKE